A stretch of Geminocystis sp. NIES-3708 DNA encodes these proteins:
- a CDS encoding tyrosine-type recombinase/integrase produces MASHQVKVQQDAREYIRLSFPSFFAQKYFGKKQYYISFGVKADPSNMAEAYQARNQLQEDLEKGTFNPHNLDKYKHSSKKTEVNIFNYEDLNPVELLDKFTEYHAPNLAITTLENQYKKLYRNSLKGCEEINIIRDIGQLKIAQHLRQTRGRYTQIKVLSVLKNSMDWAIENGILPPNTPNNFSSHLTKARKLPLTKRPQVKVLSDIEKDCNKKAWTKEQKDLIIKSYHERLIKNSFYKKIDIPSLIIEFLFCTGMRHGEAFGLRWGKVRWQVITPEGVFTELLINESYSSKSKLIKDTKNHKTRTIKLSQRAVEILQEIKAAYKDLGIGTGNNDFIFLNSEKRPYNSGLLITSWLTKMTPDGKIKRKGIVSELAKKDKLPNYIDAYSTRRTFASLQIQAGVDPRTVADYIGDNVETVLSYYYQGKENFVPIAV; encoded by the coding sequence ATGGCAAGTCATCAAGTTAAAGTACAACAAGATGCAAGGGAATATATTAGACTTAGTTTCCCTAGCTTTTTTGCTCAGAAATATTTTGGTAAAAAACAATACTATATAAGTTTTGGAGTTAAAGCAGATCCCTCCAATATGGCGGAAGCCTATCAAGCTAGAAATCAACTACAAGAAGATTTAGAAAAGGGTACATTTAATCCCCATAATTTGGATAAGTATAAGCATTCTTCAAAAAAAACAGAGGTAAATATCTTTAACTACGAGGATCTTAATCCTGTGGAATTATTAGATAAATTCACCGAATATCACGCTCCTAACTTAGCTATTACGACTTTAGAAAATCAGTACAAGAAATTATATCGAAATAGTCTCAAAGGCTGTGAAGAAATAAATATTATTAGAGATATAGGGCAACTCAAGATTGCTCAACATTTAAGACAAACAAGAGGAAGATACACCCAAATTAAAGTTTTAAGTGTACTGAAAAATAGTATGGACTGGGCAATAGAGAATGGTATATTGCCACCGAATACTCCTAATAATTTTTCCTCCCATCTTACTAAAGCTCGTAAGTTACCTCTAACAAAAAGACCACAAGTCAAAGTTCTTAGTGACATCGAAAAAGATTGTAATAAAAAAGCCTGGACAAAAGAACAGAAAGACTTGATTATCAAAAGTTACCATGAAAGACTAATCAAAAATAGTTTCTATAAAAAAATAGATATTCCAAGTTTAATCATAGAATTTCTATTTTGTACTGGTATGAGACATGGAGAGGCTTTTGGTTTGCGTTGGGGTAAAGTAAGATGGCAAGTTATTACTCCTGAAGGAGTTTTTACGGAACTGTTAATTAATGAGTCTTATAGTTCCAAAAGTAAACTGATTAAGGATACAAAAAATCATAAAACTAGAACTATCAAATTGAGTCAACGTGCAGTGGAGATTCTCCAAGAAATTAAAGCCGCCTATAAGGATTTAGGTATTGGTACTGGCAATAATGATTTTATTTTTCTCAATAGCGAAAAACGCCCTTATAATAGTGGTTTGCTAATCACATCGTGGTTAACTAAAATGACCCCTGATGGCAAAATTAAACGTAAAGGAATAGTAAGTGAATTAGCTAAGAAAGATAAATTACCTAACTATATCGATGCTTATTCTACTCGTAGAACTTTTGCTTCCCTGCAAATTCAGGCTGGTGTAGATCCTCGTACTGTGGCTGACTATATCGGCGATAATGTAGAAACTGTCTTATCTTATTATTACCAAGGCAAAGAAAACTTTGTCCCCATCGCTGTCTAA
- a CDS encoding WD40 repeat domain-containing protein, with the protein MKKLTFNFSQRLTALAIFSLICISWIPVQSQEQSKPFKILTGHSDKVEQIVFSADNKTLISASRDKNIQVWDIDSNKVLRTLSTQSEGVTSIALSRDNQILVSGDIDHSVKIWDLPTGKLLITLNGHSQPVEAVAISPNSKLVVSGSDDRTINIWDISSGKLLHTLTGHPDYISDLTISSDGKTLVSSSGDADYMAKLYGNIKVWDLETGKLVYSLKQASPVANIIISPDGKTLFSGSFGQIESANSAINTIMLWDLKEGKLIRNFTENTESVESMTLSSNGKTLITGNFRGNINFWDWENGQLLQTFNNDSNSINTIAISPDLKYIASSSDNTIKLWKIPPI; encoded by the coding sequence ATGAAGAAACTAACTTTCAATTTTTCCCAAAGATTAACAGCATTAGCAATCTTCTCTCTAATTTGTATTTCATGGATTCCAGTACAATCACAAGAGCAGTCTAAGCCTTTTAAAATTTTAACTGGTCATAGTGATAAGGTCGAACAGATTGTTTTCAGTGCAGATAATAAAACATTAATTAGTGCTAGTAGAGATAAAAATATTCAAGTTTGGGATATTGATAGTAACAAAGTTTTACGGACATTATCCACACAATCGGAAGGAGTTACTTCGATCGCTTTGAGTAGAGATAATCAGATTTTAGTCAGTGGCGATATTGATCATAGCGTGAAAATTTGGGATTTACCAACAGGAAAATTATTAATAACCCTCAATGGACATTCCCAACCAGTGGAAGCCGTTGCAATTAGTCCCAATAGTAAATTAGTTGTCAGTGGTAGCGACGATCGTACGATTAATATTTGGGATATTAGTTCGGGCAAACTTTTACATACATTGACAGGACACCCCGATTATATCAGCGATTTAACGATTAGTTCTGATGGCAAAACTCTTGTTAGTAGTAGTGGTGATGCTGATTATATGGCTAAACTTTACGGTAATATTAAGGTTTGGGACTTAGAAACGGGAAAGTTAGTTTATAGTCTAAAACAAGCAAGTCCAGTGGCTAACATCATTATCAGTCCAGATGGAAAAACTTTATTTAGTGGCAGTTTTGGGCAAATAGAATCGGCAAATTCTGCAATTAATACAATTATGCTCTGGGATTTAAAAGAAGGTAAATTAATCCGTAACTTTACAGAAAATACAGAATCTGTAGAGTCAATGACTTTAAGTTCAAATGGTAAAACTCTTATAACAGGTAACTTTCGGGGCAATATCAATTTTTGGGATTGGGAAAATGGTCAATTATTGCAAACCTTTAATAATGATTCAAATTCGATTAATACGATCGCTATCAGCCCAGATTTAAAATATATTGCTAGTAGCTCTGACAACACAATTAAACTGTGGAAAATTCCCCCAATTTAA
- a CDS encoding MmcB family DNA repair protein — protein MIDIDKLEKAEKQIEQLLITPESSWREVAKIAIAVREKELFKQSGQTSFTAWVHHIAKKCDRQPSLIWRYIKAGKYYLYTVGSKEIDEIDNAVASPEALENLEKVERNAPAPVYEKLKEQVLQGNITVKETRQIEQQYRPINGKTNRGRPTKGNEGKYEHLGLVAEEINSDSNETETETERQREISKEQIAPSIAHSLKINLVNWTKTCAEMRYPPKHYQDHTEVRINFEKKRLRIDFMAVIRWSYKRPKDVFVVEIKSSQQDFASDHKWQKYLHFCHYFCFAIPSDDLDLIKTISQTTNDKVGILLIDFKGGVRENLSYPVEVYRYPIKLKPSSVSLIYETLYERVLNWSASGSGSASASDSDSVAGGEGEGEGEKIYINE, from the coding sequence ATGATTGATATTGACAAACTAGAAAAAGCGGAAAAACAGATAGAACAACTGTTAATTACCCCGGAATCTAGTTGGCGAGAAGTTGCTAAGATAGCTATTGCCGTTAGAGAGAAGGAGTTATTTAAACAGTCTGGACAAACATCATTTACGGCATGGGTTCACCATATCGCCAAGAAATGTGACCGTCAACCCTCCTTAATTTGGAGATATATTAAAGCGGGGAAATATTATCTCTATACTGTAGGAAGTAAGGAAATTGACGAGATTGATAATGCGGTAGCATCCCCCGAAGCCCTTGAAAACTTAGAGAAAGTAGAACGAAATGCACCAGCGCCTGTCTATGAAAAGCTGAAAGAACAGGTTTTACAAGGTAATATAACCGTAAAAGAAACAAGACAAATCGAGCAACAGTACAGACCTATTAATGGTAAAACTAATCGGGGAAGACCGACAAAAGGTAACGAGGGGAAATATGAGCATTTAGGACTGGTAGCAGAAGAGATAAACAGCGATTCCAATGAGACGGAGACGGAGACGGAGAGGCAGAGGGAAATATCAAAAGAACAAATAGCCCCAAGTATAGCCCACTCTTTAAAAATAAATCTAGTTAACTGGACTAAAACTTGTGCTGAAATGCGTTACCCTCCGAAACATTATCAAGACCATACAGAGGTAAGGATAAACTTTGAAAAGAAAAGATTAAGGATCGATTTTATGGCGGTAATTCGATGGAGCTATAAACGTCCGAAAGATGTTTTTGTGGTGGAAATAAAATCAAGTCAACAGGATTTTGCTTCAGATCATAAATGGCAAAAGTATTTACATTTCTGTCATTATTTCTGTTTTGCTATTCCCTCTGATGATCTTGATTTAATCAAAACGATCTCCCAAACAACGAATGACAAAGTGGGTATATTACTAATTGATTTTAAGGGAGGGGTAAGAGAAAATCTTAGTTATCCAGTAGAAGTATATCGTTATCCGATAAAGCTAAAACCATCATCTGTCAGTTTAATCTATGAGACTTTGTATGAGAGAGTCTTAAATTGGTCTGCTTCTGGTTCTGGTTCTGCTTCTGCTTCTGATTCTGATTCTGTAGCTGGAGGTGAAGGTGAAGGTGAAGGTGAAAAAATTTATATAAATGAATAA
- a CDS encoding HNH endonuclease: MSRYSKDWREISMEVKEKADWKCAKCGADFKDKKSSRKGNCLQVHHWNRIPEDNRPENLVALCNVCHLEYHRGRKGNISIDQLSLNL; this comes from the coding sequence ATGAGCAGATATAGCAAAGATTGGAGAGAAATATCGATGGAAGTCAAAGAAAAAGCCGATTGGAAGTGTGCTAAATGTGGTGCGGACTTCAAAGATAAGAAAAGTTCAAGAAAAGGTAATTGTCTCCAAGTCCACCATTGGAATAGAATACCTGAAGATAATAGACCAGAAAATTTAGTAGCTTTATGCAATGTCTGTCATTTAGAATATCATCGGGGAAGAAAGGGTAATATTTCGATCGATCAATTATCTCTTAATCTCTAA